The following are from one region of the Actinopolyspora halophila DSM 43834 genome:
- a CDS encoding pyridoxal phosphate-dependent aminotransferase has translation MGAPETSTASTETRVSARVDAIAESATLAVDAKAKALKAEGRPVIGFGAGEPDFATPEPIVRAAQEACADTRNHRYSPAAGLPELREAIATKTARDSDHVVQPSQVLVTNGGKQAVYQTFATLLDPGDEVLLPAPYWTTYPEAISLAGGSAVEVPTDESTGYLVTLEQLEAARTPRTKVLLFNSPSNPTGAVYPPERIAEIGRWAVEHGIWVVTDEIYEHLVYGDARHVSMPVVVPELAERCVVLNGVAKTYAMTGWRIGWMIGPNDVIKAATNLQSHLSSNVANVSQRAALEAVSGSLDAVAEMRAAFDRRRRTIVERLSAIPGVNCPEPQGAFYVYPSVKELLGKEIRGTRPRTSAELAEVILEHAEVAVVPGEAFGTPGYFRMSYALGDEDLAEGVRRMSELLSEAR, from the coding sequence ATGGGCGCACCCGAGACATCAACAGCCTCCACCGAAACGCGCGTCTCCGCGCGCGTCGACGCGATCGCCGAGTCGGCCACCCTGGCCGTGGACGCCAAGGCCAAGGCACTCAAGGCCGAGGGGCGTCCGGTGATCGGTTTCGGCGCGGGAGAGCCGGACTTCGCCACCCCGGAACCGATCGTGCGCGCGGCCCAGGAAGCCTGCGCCGACACGCGCAACCACCGCTACAGCCCCGCGGCAGGGCTCCCCGAGCTGCGCGAGGCGATCGCCACCAAGACCGCCAGGGACTCCGACCACGTCGTCCAGCCGAGCCAGGTGCTGGTCACCAACGGCGGGAAGCAGGCCGTTTACCAGACGTTCGCCACGCTGCTCGATCCCGGCGACGAGGTGCTGCTGCCCGCACCGTACTGGACCACCTACCCCGAGGCGATCTCCCTGGCCGGCGGGTCCGCCGTCGAGGTCCCCACCGACGAGTCGACCGGCTACCTGGTCACCCTGGAACAGCTCGAGGCGGCCCGCACCCCGCGGACCAAGGTGCTGCTGTTCAACTCCCCCTCCAACCCGACCGGGGCGGTGTATCCCCCCGAGCGCATCGCGGAGATCGGCCGCTGGGCGGTCGAGCACGGCATCTGGGTGGTCACCGACGAGATCTACGAGCACCTCGTCTACGGCGACGCCAGGCACGTCTCCATGCCGGTGGTCGTTCCCGAGCTCGCCGAACGCTGCGTGGTGCTCAACGGCGTCGCCAAGACCTACGCCATGACCGGATGGCGGATCGGCTGGATGATCGGCCCGAACGACGTGATCAAGGCGGCCACGAACCTGCAGTCACACCTGAGCTCCAACGTGGCCAACGTCTCCCAGCGGGCCGCCCTCGAAGCGGTCAGCGGTTCCCTGGACGCGGTGGCCGAGATGCGCGCCGCCTTCGACCGGCGCAGGCGCACGATCGTGGAACGCCTCTCGGCCATCCCCGGGGTCAACTGCCCCGAACCGCAGGGGGCCTTCTACGTCTACCCCTCGGTCAAGGAGCTGCTCGGCAAGGAGATCCGCGGAACCCGCCCGCGGACCAGCGCCGAGCTGGCCGAGGTCATCCTCGAGCACGCCGAGGTGGCCGTGGTCCCGGGAGAGGCCTTCGGCACACCGGGCTACTTCCGGATGTCCTACGCCCTCGGGGACGAGGACCTCGCCGAAGGTGTCCGGCGGATGAGCGAGCTTCTCTCCGAGGCAAGGTGA
- a CDS encoding MaoC family dehydratase — MTPTLSQVSKGDQLPELSISVTRGDLVRYAGASGDFNPIHYSGAFAQEVGLPDVIAHGMLTMALATRLVTDWLGDPGRIVEHGVRFTRPVVVPDDENGARVELSGKVASVDEEEGTAKLNLTAKCAGQGVLGGAYALVRLS; from the coding sequence ATGACGCCGACACTGTCGCAGGTGAGCAAGGGTGACCAGCTGCCGGAGCTGAGCATTTCGGTCACCAGGGGTGACCTGGTGCGCTACGCGGGAGCTTCCGGGGACTTCAACCCGATCCACTACAGCGGGGCCTTCGCGCAGGAGGTGGGACTGCCCGACGTGATCGCCCACGGAATGCTCACCATGGCGCTCGCCACTCGGCTGGTCACCGACTGGCTGGGCGATCCGGGGCGGATCGTCGAGCACGGTGTCCGGTTCACTCGCCCGGTCGTGGTGCCGGACGACGAGAACGGCGCGCGGGTGGAGCTGTCCGGAAAGGTCGCCTCCGTCGACGAGGAGGAGGGCACGGCCAAGCTCAACCTCACCGCGAAGTGCGCCGGGCAGGGTGTGCTCGGGGGTGCCTACGCCCTCGTGCGCCTTTCTTGA
- a CDS encoding MaoC family dehydratase N-terminal domain-containing protein has product MPLDEGFIGREYPPSSPYEVAREKIREFADAVKDDSPLYRDTESAKSAGYPDVIAPPTFAMRLAMTAQDVVVGDEQLGLDYSRVVHGHQAFRHHRPIRVGDVLVTVVHVDDIKARAGNDFLTVRAEIGTAEGEPVCTATSTLVARGTAAEGEEA; this is encoded by the coding sequence GTGCCGCTCGACGAAGGTTTCATCGGACGTGAGTATCCGCCAAGCAGTCCGTACGAGGTCGCCAGGGAGAAGATCCGCGAGTTCGCGGACGCGGTCAAGGACGATTCGCCGCTGTACCGCGACACCGAATCGGCCAAATCCGCGGGTTACCCGGACGTGATCGCTCCGCCGACGTTCGCGATGCGGTTGGCCATGACCGCCCAGGACGTGGTCGTGGGTGACGAGCAGCTCGGTCTGGACTACAGCCGGGTGGTGCACGGGCACCAGGCCTTCCGGCATCATCGGCCGATCCGGGTCGGGGACGTGCTGGTCACCGTCGTGCACGTGGACGACATCAAGGCCCGCGCGGGCAACGACTTCCTCACGGTGCGCGCCGAGATCGGCACCGCGGAGGGCGAGCCCGTCTGCACGGCCACGTCCACCCTGGTGGCCAGGGGGACCGCCGCGGAGGGAGAAGAGGCATGA
- the rpmG gene encoding 50S ribosomal protein L33: protein MAKTPTDVRPKITLACEECKERNYITKKNRRNDPDRMSLKKHCPRCNAHRAHKETR from the coding sequence GTGGCTAAGACGCCCACCGATGTTCGCCCCAAGATCACTCTTGCGTGTGAAGAGTGCAAGGAGCGCAACTACATCACCAAGAAGAACAGGCGCAACGACCCGGACCGGATGTCGTTGAAGAAGCACTGCCCGCGTTGCAACGCGCACCGCGCGCACAAGGAGACCCGCTGA
- a CDS encoding putative bifunctional diguanylate cyclase/phosphodiesterase: MIEHHRSSGATVDTEVPRPPVRSEVPPRRRRIFNGFSLAVLLTGVLVAVVAAWALPFHYDPDLLVIGPLLAAGFLLVEQLTIDVDAKRVGWTISFTEIPLLLGLLTAPFEVVLAANLVAGIAVQVGKRAATHVSYNAGVLCWEIAVPFLVAAGCHDLFGSTVPLWFCAGVGAVSSSLISCGCAVAALHALGNGMRASAGLLLGGRTFVVGLLNTSIGLVGYELATNTRWGWALVTVLAVGVLALYRAYSGLLREQRDLEALSDVSLRVARSGQHAARALSDSGAPAVSAIGEQVSVEEWEPVAERIREQLNATRVVLRLSLDPRGEVSTLVSGAAQPGEMTDDGAALLRECPLLQLPGTHVRSFRLIDAPEEIRRSLRARGAHEALVVPLRGANQLLGGIEVHDRVSRWRGFGRADVRLLHTLASHLATAMDNRRLLARLRHDAYHDPLTGLLNRTGFREMAAEALHEDAAVVLRVDLELLTTVSEALGYAWGDRMIVAAGRRMREYLGSHVPVARLEANSFAVLLHGHTEAQAAEIATALREIIAEPYPLDRLVVEATAAAGYVSSIPAEEDSAGDVDVLLQRADVAVRAARNGEDGVRGYVPSMGQIFLRRFQLVTQFRQALECGQIEVHYQPKVALPSRNVVGSEALVRWSHPEYGRLPPDEFVPVVEATGLVDALTSFVLERALGRIRSWLDRGLRLSVAVNLSVRNLADETFPDRVSEAFDRHEVPPGLLTFELTESSVMADPDRSLPVLRRLRALGVVLAVDDFGTGYSSLAYLRQLPIDEVKIDKSFVLGMGTDLSDMAVVRSIVELGHSLELSVVAEGVEDDAARDQLVGMNCDTAQGYLISRPLSEERFEAWLWARTSKVTPDERGAVPGETVLRVN; this comes from the coding sequence ATGATCGAGCATCACCGCTCTTCGGGAGCGACAGTGGACACCGAGGTCCCGCGTCCTCCGGTGCGCTCGGAAGTGCCCCCGCGGCGACGCCGCATCTTCAACGGCTTCTCGCTGGCCGTGCTGTTGACCGGAGTTCTCGTCGCCGTGGTCGCGGCGTGGGCGTTGCCCTTCCACTACGACCCGGACCTGCTGGTCATCGGCCCGTTGCTGGCTGCGGGTTTTCTGCTGGTCGAGCAGCTCACGATAGACGTGGACGCCAAACGGGTGGGCTGGACGATCTCGTTCACCGAGATCCCGCTGCTGCTGGGGTTGCTGACGGCTCCCTTCGAGGTGGTGCTGGCCGCCAATCTCGTGGCGGGGATCGCGGTCCAGGTCGGTAAGCGGGCCGCCACCCACGTCTCCTACAACGCGGGCGTGCTGTGCTGGGAGATCGCCGTTCCCTTCCTGGTGGCCGCAGGCTGCCACGACCTGTTCGGCTCGACCGTGCCCCTGTGGTTCTGTGCCGGCGTGGGCGCGGTCAGCTCCTCGCTGATCAGCTGCGGTTGCGCGGTGGCGGCCCTGCACGCGCTGGGCAACGGGATGCGGGCCTCGGCCGGATTGCTGCTCGGCGGTCGCACCTTCGTGGTGGGGCTGCTCAACACCTCGATCGGCCTCGTCGGCTACGAACTCGCGACCAACACCCGCTGGGGGTGGGCGCTGGTCACCGTGCTGGCGGTCGGGGTGCTCGCGCTGTACCGGGCCTACTCCGGGCTGCTGCGGGAACAACGGGACCTGGAGGCGCTCAGCGACGTGAGCCTGCGCGTGGCCCGTTCCGGGCAGCACGCGGCCCGCGCGCTGTCCGATTCGGGCGCTCCGGCCGTCAGTGCCATCGGAGAGCAGGTTTCGGTCGAGGAGTGGGAACCCGTGGCCGAACGCATCCGCGAGCAGCTGAACGCCACCCGCGTGGTGCTGCGGCTCTCACTGGACCCGCGCGGTGAGGTGAGCACCCTGGTATCCGGGGCCGCGCAACCGGGGGAGATGACCGACGACGGCGCCGCACTGCTGCGGGAGTGCCCGCTGCTGCAGCTTCCCGGAACGCACGTCCGCTCGTTCCGGTTGATCGACGCCCCGGAGGAGATCCGCCGGTCGTTGCGCGCCAGAGGCGCCCACGAGGCCCTGGTGGTCCCGCTGCGCGGGGCGAACCAGCTGCTCGGGGGTATCGAGGTGCACGACAGGGTGAGTCGCTGGCGCGGTTTCGGACGGGCGGACGTCCGGCTGCTGCACACCTTGGCCAGCCATCTGGCCACCGCGATGGACAACCGCAGGTTGTTGGCCAGGCTGCGACACGACGCCTACCACGATCCGCTGACGGGGCTGCTCAACAGGACCGGCTTCAGGGAGATGGCCGCCGAGGCCCTGCACGAGGACGCGGCCGTGGTGTTGCGCGTCGACCTCGAACTGCTCACCACGGTCAGCGAGGCCCTCGGCTACGCCTGGGGTGACCGGATGATCGTCGCGGCGGGCAGGAGGATGCGCGAGTACCTCGGCTCACACGTGCCCGTCGCGCGGTTGGAGGCCAACTCGTTCGCGGTGCTGTTGCACGGGCACACGGAGGCGCAGGCGGCGGAGATCGCCACAGCCCTGCGCGAGATCATCGCCGAGCCCTACCCGCTGGACAGGCTGGTCGTGGAGGCGACGGCCGCGGCCGGGTACGTCTCCTCGATCCCGGCCGAGGAGGACTCGGCAGGCGATGTGGACGTGCTGCTGCAGCGTGCCGACGTGGCCGTCCGGGCGGCCCGCAACGGCGAGGACGGGGTACGTGGCTACGTCCCGAGCATGGGGCAGATCTTCCTGCGGCGTTTCCAGCTGGTGACCCAGTTCCGGCAGGCGCTGGAGTGCGGGCAGATAGAGGTGCACTACCAGCCCAAGGTCGCGTTGCCGAGCAGGAACGTGGTCGGGTCCGAGGCGCTGGTTCGCTGGTCCCATCCGGAGTACGGGCGGCTGCCCCCGGACGAGTTCGTTCCCGTGGTGGAAGCCACCGGACTGGTGGATGCCCTCACTTCTTTCGTGCTGGAGCGTGCGCTCGGCCGCATCAGGAGCTGGCTGGACCGTGGGTTGCGTCTCTCGGTGGCGGTGAATCTGTCGGTCCGTAATCTGGCCGACGAGACCTTCCCCGACCGCGTGAGCGAGGCCTTCGACCGCCACGAGGTTCCCCCCGGGCTGCTGACCTTCGAACTCACCGAGTCGAGCGTCATGGCCGACCCGGACCGTTCGCTGCCGGTGCTGCGCAGGCTCCGTGCTCTCGGGGTCGTGCTCGCGGTGGACGACTTCGGCACCGGCTACTCCTCCCTGGCCTATCTGCGGCAGCTGCCCATAGACGAGGTCAAGATCGACAAGAGCTTCGTGCTCGGCATGGGAACCGATCTCAGCGATATGGCCGTGGTGCGCTCGATCGTCGAACTCGGGCACTCCCTGGAGCTGAGCGTGGTGGCAGAGGGGGTCGAGGACGATGCCGCGCGGGACCAGCTCGTGGGGATGAACTGTGACACCGCGCAGGGCTACCTGATCTCGCGTCCCCTGTCCGAGGAACGGTTCGAGGCGTGGTTGTGGGCACGTACGAGCAAGGTGACTCCGGACGAGCGCGGTGCCGTGCCCGGGGAGACGGTCCTCCGGGTGAACTGA
- a CDS encoding alpha/beta hydrolase has translation MSSGSRSTFPVSGPEAAPSYEQRSHWARYQEFFPGGLRVLPDNAPEERWWSWRGAPVHLDVVRRDGAPAKLLVLHGIGGYGRMLASYSRLPALADLEYLAPDLPGHGLSSAGFVVGYRQWVDFVIDLLAAERARDPRPVVLFGVGTGGWLAYQVAARVPGRVAALLVTGLADPRLAGVRDGLAANPGAGLLSGVFAGVPLVPPMHEVPLRWLLDVTAVSNHARFAAAFASDELGGARRIPLELFRSYLRLRPAVVPERFTGPPVLLARPEEDRWTPGIHSKRFFERLAAPKRAVSLVRSGHLPSEEAGLAELDRSVRDFLEEFRVPH, from the coding sequence GTGTCTTCCGGTTCGCGGTCAACATTTCCCGTCAGCGGCCCCGAGGCCGCACCCAGCTACGAGCAGCGCTCGCACTGGGCGCGCTACCAGGAGTTCTTCCCGGGAGGCCTGCGGGTTCTCCCGGACAACGCTCCTGAGGAACGGTGGTGGTCCTGGCGGGGGGCGCCCGTGCACCTGGACGTCGTCCGCAGGGACGGCGCACCCGCCAAGCTCCTGGTGCTGCACGGTATCGGTGGTTACGGGAGGATGCTGGCTTCCTACTCCAGGCTGCCCGCGCTGGCGGACCTGGAGTACCTGGCACCGGACCTTCCCGGACACGGGTTGAGTTCGGCCGGGTTCGTGGTCGGCTACCGGCAGTGGGTGGATTTCGTGATCGACCTGCTGGCCGCCGAGCGGGCCCGCGACCCCAGGCCGGTCGTCCTGTTCGGGGTGGGGACGGGCGGTTGGTTGGCCTATCAGGTCGCCGCCCGTGTTCCCGGTCGTGTCGCGGCCCTGCTCGTCACGGGGCTGGCCGACCCGAGGCTGGCGGGGGTGCGTGACGGTCTGGCGGCGAATCCGGGGGCCGGGCTGCTGTCCGGGGTGTTCGCCGGGGTGCCGCTCGTCCCGCCGATGCACGAAGTCCCGCTGCGGTGGTTGCTCGACGTCACCGCGGTCTCCAACCACGCGCGTTTCGCCGCCGCCTTCGCATCCGACGAGTTGGGTGGTGCGCGCAGGATCCCGCTGGAGCTGTTCCGCTCCTACCTGCGGCTGCGCCCCGCGGTCGTTCCCGAGCGGTTCACCGGACCTCCGGTGCTGCTGGCACGTCCCGAGGAGGACCGCTGGACCCCGGGGATCCATTCGAAGCGCTTCTTCGAAAGGCTGGCCGCACCGAAGAGAGCGGTCTCGCTGGTGCGTTCCGGTCACCTGCCGAGCGAGGAGGCAGGACTGGCCGAATTGGACCGTTCCGTGCGCGACTTCCTCGAGGAGTTCCGGGTTCCACACTGA
- a CDS encoding TIGR03668 family PPOX class F420-dependent oxidoreductase, translated as MRIDRQQATGLLERARVARLATAGHDARPHLVPVTFAVDRGTERIVTAVDHKPKTTTSLRRLRNIEQNPQVSVLVDHYEEDWGALWWVRADGTADVTAAEQHPELVRALTDKYEQYADHPPRASLIVIEVRRITGWSAGE; from the coding sequence ATGCGCATCGACCGACAGCAGGCAACGGGCCTGCTCGAACGGGCCCGGGTCGCGCGGTTGGCCACTGCGGGCCACGACGCGCGGCCCCATCTGGTTCCGGTGACCTTCGCCGTGGACCGCGGAACCGAGCGGATCGTCACCGCGGTGGATCACAAGCCCAAGACCACCACCTCGCTGCGCAGGCTGCGCAACATCGAACAGAACCCGCAGGTCTCGGTGCTCGTCGACCACTACGAAGAGGACTGGGGAGCGCTGTGGTGGGTACGCGCCGACGGCACGGCCGATGTGACCGCCGCCGAACAACACCCGGAGCTCGTGCGGGCGCTGACCGACAAGTACGAGCAGTACGCCGACCACCCGCCGCGGGCGAGCCTGATCGTGATCGAGGTGCGGCGGATCACCGGCTGGTCGGCCGGCGAGTGA
- a CDS encoding GTP-binding protein produces the protein MDSAGFKAPQQTGKSSTSSAKIVVAGGFGVGKTTFVGSVSEIVPLTTEAVMTEASQGIDDLAATPGKNSTTVAMDFGRLSLDEDLILYLFGTPGQQRFWFMWDDLVRGAIGAVVLVDTRRLADCFSAIDFFEDRGTPYVIGVNCFDGRLQHNIEEVREALAVGSDVPLLSCDARDQASTKEALISLVEYAMSKWVASGRSA, from the coding sequence GTGGACTCCGCCGGCTTTAAGGCGCCCCAGCAGACCGGAAAATCGTCCACAAGTTCGGCCAAGATCGTGGTCGCGGGTGGATTCGGGGTGGGTAAGACGACCTTCGTCGGCTCGGTTTCCGAGATCGTCCCGCTCACCACGGAAGCGGTCATGACGGAGGCCAGCCAGGGAATCGACGATCTGGCCGCCACACCGGGAAAGAACTCCACCACGGTGGCGATGGACTTCGGTCGGTTGTCGCTGGACGAGGACCTGATCCTCTACCTGTTCGGCACTCCGGGCCAGCAGCGTTTCTGGTTCATGTGGGACGACCTGGTACGTGGTGCGATCGGAGCCGTCGTGCTGGTGGACACCCGCAGGTTGGCGGACTGCTTCTCCGCGATCGATTTCTTCGAGGACCGGGGAACTCCGTACGTCATCGGGGTGAACTGCTTCGACGGAAGGCTGCAGCACAACATCGAAGAGGTGCGGGAGGCGCTCGCCGTCGGCTCCGATGTCCCCCTGCTCAGCTGTGACGCACGGGATCAGGCATCGACGAAGGAAGCGCTGATCTCGCTGGTCGAGTACGCGATGAGCAAGTGGGTGGCCTCGGGCCGCAGTGCCTGA
- a CDS encoding DUF742 domain-containing protein, with the protein MSRNSGYGERPEDEAGRRYGREDGQEFDEATFADVYSGLSFGSKRGRKKRRSEEERKSDSSQQEPQRPPERSAPDPSPAPPREGADSGDVAPGDTPAASIRSYAWTGGRTKTNVELELETLVSTGANYRPGAPLRQEYQSVVQLCGHPRSVAEVGALLGVPFGVAKVLLADMAEQGLVDVHQTVTDSGSEPHMMLMERVLSGLRRL; encoded by the coding sequence ATGAGCAGGAATTCCGGCTATGGCGAACGTCCCGAGGACGAAGCCGGGCGACGGTACGGGCGGGAAGACGGGCAGGAGTTCGACGAAGCGACTTTCGCCGACGTCTACAGTGGGCTGAGTTTCGGCAGCAAGCGCGGTCGGAAGAAGCGCCGCTCGGAGGAGGAGCGGAAGTCGGACAGTTCGCAACAGGAGCCCCAGCGGCCCCCTGAACGGTCGGCTCCCGACCCTTCCCCGGCCCCGCCTCGGGAGGGGGCGGATTCGGGGGACGTCGCCCCGGGGGACACGCCCGCGGCCAGCATTCGCTCGTATGCGTGGACGGGGGGCAGGACCAAGACCAATGTGGAACTCGAACTGGAGACTCTGGTTTCCACCGGCGCGAACTACCGTCCGGGGGCGCCGTTGCGGCAGGAGTACCAATCAGTGGTGCAACTGTGCGGCCATCCCCGTTCGGTAGCCGAGGTCGGGGCGCTGCTCGGTGTGCCATTCGGTGTGGCCAAGGTTCTGTTGGCGGACATGGCCGAACAGGGGCTGGTCGACGTCCATCAGACCGTGACCGACAGCGGCAGTGAACCGCACATGATGTTGATGGAAAGGGTGTTGAGTGGACTCCGCCGGCTTTAA
- a CDS encoding roadblock/LC7 domain-containing protein, with product MSTQQAKIDQFNWLITDFTERVSGVAHAVVVSADGLLLTSSAKLPQDRAEQLAAVASGLLSLTQGAARCFEAGQVKETIVEMDRGMMLQMSISDGSCLTVLAAPQCDMGLIAYEMAMLVERVGRILTPELRSHLQGAGNSVSEQLV from the coding sequence ATGTCAACCCAGCAGGCGAAGATAGATCAGTTCAATTGGTTGATCACCGACTTCACCGAGCGCGTCAGCGGAGTCGCGCACGCGGTCGTCGTGTCGGCGGACGGACTGCTGCTGACGTCTTCGGCCAAGTTGCCGCAGGACAGGGCCGAACAGCTCGCGGCGGTGGCTTCGGGTCTGTTAAGCCTCACCCAGGGGGCCGCTCGTTGTTTCGAAGCGGGGCAGGTCAAGGAGACCATCGTCGAGATGGACCGCGGCATGATGCTGCAGATGTCCATAAGTGACGGTTCCTGCTTGACGGTGTTGGCGGCACCGCAGTGTGATATGGGTTTGATCGCCTACGAGATGGCGATGCTGGTCGAACGCGTCGGTCGGATTCTCACGCCCGAATTGCGTTCGCATTTGCAGGGTGCGGGTAATTCCGTGTCAGAGCAACTGGTGTGA